A single genomic interval of Corylus avellana chromosome ca10, CavTom2PMs-1.0 harbors:
- the LOC132164132 gene encoding large ribosomal subunit protein uL11: MPPKFDPSQVVDVYVRVTGGEVGAASSLAPKIGPLGLSPKKIGEDIAKETAKDWKGLRVTVKLTVQNRQAKVSVVPSAAALVIKALKEPERDRKKTKNIKHSGNISLDDVIEIAKVMKPRSMAKDLSGTVKEILGTCVSVGCTVDGKDPKDLQQEIADGDVEIPQD, encoded by the coding sequence ATGCCGCCGAAGTTTGACCCCTCACAGGTCGTCGACGTCTATGTTCGAGTGACCGGCGGCGAGGTTGGTGCGGCGAGTTCTCTGGCCCCGAAGATCGGGCCGCTCGGGCTCTCCCCCAAGAAGATCGGAGAAGACATAGCGAAGGAGACTGCCAAGGACTGGAAGGGCCTCCGCGTCACGGTCAAGCTCACGGTCCAGAACCGTCAGGCCAAGGTCTCGGTGGTGCCGTCCGCCGCCGCCCTCGTCATCAAGGCGCTCAAGGAGCCCGAGCGCGACCGCAAGAAGACCAAAAACATTAAACACAGCGGGAACATCTCCCTAGATGACGTTATCGAGATCGCCAAGGTCATGAAGCCCAGGTCCATGGCCAAGGACCTCTCCGGCACAGTCAAGGAGATCCTTGGCACATGCGTGTCCGTTGGTTGTACGGTCGACGGGAAAGACCCAAAGGACTTGCAGCAGGAGATAGCCGACGGTGACGTCGAAATCCCTCAGGATTGA